Genomic DNA from Solanum pennellii chromosome 3, SPENNV200:
CTCGGGTGAAATTAGATATATTTAGAAGTCTAAAGTTTAGAAGAATGGATATCTTcgaaaaaacaatattaattatCAAGTTGAAGACGATACAAACTTTTGGAACCAATTACACATAAGCAAACACTTATTacatttagaacttttcataattttttgatgtaattaaaaaaaaacttttgaatataattaaaaacatcagatatgatttttaactaaatttaaaatttaacaaaaattaaaatacaataaaatggcatctaatatatatataacattaatGAGAAGATATGATAAAATAGGAGTAATATTTAGCAAATTGATGTAAAAAGTAAGGAGGAGCGTAAGTTCCGGATAGAAAAGGAAAGGCGAAGGTGTGTGAAGCAGTCGTGGTCGAAAGGGACCCCCCACCGTCCCACCCCGTCTtgaatgtatgtatgtatgcCCCTCCATTTCATTTCTGCTTCTCTTTTccacttttttcaaaaataacaaactTTTTTTCATCAAATCTCCATCTTCCCTGTGATTTTAGGATTCCATTGCTTGTTATCCACGCAATTTATCTAAACCCCTCAAAACCAGTTTGATTTTCTCTTTCAATGGATCGTTTCAGGGATGATGAAATTCATAAACCTAAATCATCCATCATGTTTAATCGATCCATGACGCTTCATAACGCTGCTAATCCAATCGAATTCCCTGAAAAAACTGTTTATTTTTACCCTTCTCCTCCTTCTATTGAACGGCATGGCTCTGTCAAGAAGCTTCATACCTCTTCTTTAGGATCTTCTTTTAAGGGTACCGTCAAAAAACTATGCTCTCTTTTTGAATCTCGTAAACCATCCAATTTACAACCTCAAAGCCCTACAAAGCCTGCAAAATCATTTAATTCTGATTCTAGGGTTCCGTCTTTTGGATGTACCTTGCCTGGAACAGAGGACTCGGTTGTTATATATTTTACTAGTCTTCGTGGGATTAGGAGAACGTTTGAGGATTGTTATACGGTTAGAATGATTCTTAAGAGTTTTCGGGTCAAAATTGATGAAAGAGATATTTCAATGGATAGTGCGTATAAAAAAGAACTGCAGAATGTTTTGGGTCCGAAGAATGTGACTTTGCCCCAAGTTTTTATCAAAGGGAAGTATGTTGGAGGGGCTGAAGTGATCAAGCAATTGAATGAAGTGGGCGAGTTGTCCAAGTTGTTAAGAGGATTACCTCTTAGGCCACCTGGGTATACTTGTGAAGGATGCGGGGACATGCGCTTCTTGCCTTGCTCCAATTGTGATGGCAGCAGAAAATATTTTGATGAGGATGAAGGACAGCTCAGGAGATGTCCACAGTGCAATGAGAATGGCTTGGTTCGTTGCCCTCTTTGTTGTTCTTGATGATTTGCATAGTGTTATAGTTAACTATTACAGCCTGCTGCCTATAGTTTTCGGTTTGTGCAGGTAGTATTTGAGGTTGAATAGCTTTTGCCTATCTAAGGCAAAAGAAatggttgtttagtttttaAATTGACATATAAATGATTGCTATGTATATATTGCTTGGGAACTTCATTCCGTGGGATGGAGGATGGCTTTTTCATCCCCGTATAGTCATGTAAATTTGCCATCAAATCGATGGTCTGGTTTTTGATTGACAACCTAGTTGCTTTATTTAGCAGCAGTTGTGAAATTGAAATAAAGTTCCTTGTTGCAAAGGGATATCACAGTTTGCATTATGTATAGTGAACATTTCTAACTATGTTTCTATCCGGGAACTTATGTCGGTCTCATCACCAACCTATAATGATGATTTATAGTTATGTGCTTTAATGCACCATGTATTCATGTATTCTTTTTGGACGACGCCACATGTGTCTTATTTAATTCTAAGGGCACTGTTTCATCAAAATATGTGCAAATGATGGATGCATCTCTGCGTTGGTAGTAGTTTACTTCTTATGTGATGCACTGTTAGTGTatgcaaatttcaaaattaagatGCATCTGCATTGGTAACAAATGATCTTAAGGAAATAGATTGTGGGTATCTTGATGTACAGATGTGTAGAGAATTTAGGTGTCTGTCTTGGGCAAATAGTTTTAGGCATCCATCTTGATTCAAATCTTCTTGCAAGTTTGCCTATTTGAACGTGCATTCAAAATTGTTTCTGGATAATATTGGCTAGTCTCTCTTCAAGAGGAAGTGCCAGTAATGCCAACTTGTCGAGTTGAAGACAGAGGAATCCTAGTGGGATTCAACACGGGTTTTTGGTGATATTGTTAAAAGGATTTCAAAAGAATGTAATATTAAGCATTAGAAAGGAATAAAAGGTGTTTCTTCTTGTGACAGTTTAGGATCGAGGCATGAAGGGTTCAGATGATGGGTGAAGCATAGAATATGGATCTAAGTTGGTCTAtaagattattatatttttcttataccCAGTTtggaattttaatttaataccCAAAATGATTATATTTAACTGTCAGTATAGATTTTGTTCAACCTATATTTGAGTTGTATTCATAATGGATTATACAGTTAGGATGGGTAAAAATGGGTTACCCAATGATAAATGTGATTCCCCTGACCCAGCCTTTTCCTTATATCCTGCTGACATTTCTCGTCATGTGGAGCTGAGACACATCAGAGCCCGACTCTATGTAACCCAAATGAGATGAGATGTTGTCCGCTAAAGAATTATTCACTTAGGAAAAAGATGTTTATTCCTCATGTATTAAGTCTAATCGATGACAGCATTTTTCCTCTCTTCTGCTTCGAGCTTAATTCTGTCCCTCCTACAATTCTCTAACTTATCGACATGTCTCCTGAGCTACATTTATCCACACATATGCCTTTTGTAAGTAGTTGAACAAGGAGCTTAACACTGTCATTTGTCTTGAGTTTTCCAAGTCCAGACACAGGTTTTTGAAATTGACTTAGATATTGATAATCTTGCTATTTTGGATTGATTTCTGTGTTCTTATTGTGGTGATATAAGTTTGAAGTGTAGAATTTGTTGGTCAAAGGTGGAAAATGGAAGCATCTTTATCTGATGTATTAGTATTGAAGTATAAAGTAATAGCTGGAATTCTTTACAAGTAGTCAGGCGACATTTGTTTGGTTTTGTTTCATTCGCTCTCatctttttattcaaattatgtTCAAGCATGTTCCTTTGTCTGTTGTCTGTTTATGTTTGTGTAAGAGGCAATGAAGTAATTGCTGGAATTCTTTTCAAGTAGTTAGGCAACAGTTGTTTGCTTTTGTTTCGTTCGCTCTCAACTTCTATTCAAATAAAGTTAAAGCATGTTGCTTTGTCTGTTGtttgtttatgtttgtataagaGGCAATGAAGACCACAAAATATTGATTGAGATGGTTAAACTCTGGTTGATAAAAATGATATAGAGAAGTTCTGTGGCAATAGGCTGTAGAAAtctgattttaaaaaatagggtGTAGATTTGGAGAAAGCAGAAAGGTGAATATTTGTCCCCAAGTAATTactgttttttcttttcatatgaTATTTATCTACTTACTAAAGAGTCGTGGGCAGGATGCATTCTTTTTCCCCGTGAAATGTCTGATTTTGTGTACTTAATCTTATTTCCTTGGCTTCTTAACATAGGAATAGGTTCTTTtagataaataaatcaaatattccTGAAGtccaatcttcttcttctttcttatgCGAATCAGCCTTTTTTGTGTGCTGTATGAATCCATCTTGTTAAAATTAGGCTTTCATATCCAACGTAAACAAGTCTTAAAAGCTCAATCTAAAAAGAACGTGTTCCTGCTTCCACTGACCATTGAGATTATAAGGTTGGTTGTGAAGCTTTAAACTTTGAGTTGAATGGTTTTAATAGAGGAATTTGGTGCCAAGTAGTTTAGACAAGGCTTATATCAGTTGAATTGTAGCCTctgttttattaaaataaaaattgtgaagTCTTGTGattgtttttaaaaactaaaatattttcaaaggGCTAGTGGGGCATGGTTCGAAACTTAGTGCATAGCTCTTCTCTATATAATCATCAGGTTGTGTGCAATAGTATTCGAACTCACATCACTCGTTGCATTCCCACTACTTGATCAAAGCCCTGGCTGGGAGCTTATGAAGACTTCTGATCTTAAAATGTCTTTTCTTAGCCAACTTCAAGGAAGGTTGATGAAGCCACAGAATATTGTCTTTGCTTTGCTTTCTACCTGAGTTTTATCTACTTATTTTACTTGTTAATGCAACAGATTGTTAAGTATCGTGTCATACTTTGATTTTCATATCATTTACGTAAAATCTTTTATGGACTACTCTGTTATTTTGTAGTAGCTGTTCTTTTCCCTTTAGCAATCTACTTGCTCTACGTGATAGGACGGTTTATCctagaaaatttcataaatagccGAGAGATAACTCTTTAGTTACAATTTGCCTAGTTATGCTCTGCTATAATTTTGTTTGTTATGGatatttctgtttgtataattcgcatGTCAATATATAAACAATGTAAATATATACTAATGTGTTTAAACATTTAGAAATTTTTCAGAACGTATACAAATCAGTTGTATCAATACGATAGGTATATACAAACTATAGTAAGCATACACAAATTTTGGATTTATTACTATTATGAATCCAATTATACAAATTCTTAATCTATACCATTGAGAgtcaaattatacaaattttgaatGTGGTCCTCGTAATTATGATTGTAAATTAATGGtgaatgataatttaattaaactgtagctatattaattaattaaataatatatatttgtattcatgtAGTTTTCCTTTTATACTATTGTAAACTATAGCACGTTTTGCATagaattttttaggaaaaaggCATAAATTCACCCTAGAAGTTGTATCGAAAAATCAATTACACGCTTGGCGATCTTTTACACACTTATATTACTCAAAAGTGAATTTATAATAAGATTAAGAACAAGAGGAGTTTGAGAAAATATGAGCAGTAATCATAGTTCTGTCGTTTTTGCTTTGTATTTATAGACTTTGTGCATGTTTATGATTAATATAAGAATCCTTATCTACTACGTATTCTAAAGGAAGAGTAATCCTATTGTTAGAATGAATAAGCGAGAATAATGAATTCTAGTTGATGATGGACTTCAATAGCCCCCTGCAAGATCATATTCTGGAGCGAAACATGAGCTTGGATCGAAGATTGAAGAATTGACTTGTGCCGACAGCTTTGGTAAAGATATCTGCAATCTGATTTTGAGATGAAACATAGCGAACCACTAAAGATTGATGAATAACAGGATTCTGAGATAAAAATTGTGCACTAAGATTATCACAAAGGACTATGGGAGGTGCAGTGAGAAGAGCATGTAGTTCACTGATAACCCAAATTAAGTCAGTAATTGCAAATGCTAAAGCAcgatactcagcttcagtactTGAGCGAGCGACAACCTTTTGTTTCCGCGAAGACCAACTGATTAAGTTACGGCCATAGAATAGTGCAAAGTCATGTTGGGAGCGACTATCATCAAGATCAGAGATCCAACCAGCATCCGAAAAGGCCACAAGACTAGAATCAGACATAGGTCGTAGGAAGAGGCCATCATGAATTAATCCTTTTAGGTATCGAAGTATGTGTTTGACAGCTGACCAATGAGCAATAGTGGGTGATTGCATAAATTGGCATACTCGATTGACTGCGTAAGATATT
This window encodes:
- the LOC107015483 gene encoding uncharacterized protein At5g39865 — protein: MDRFRDDEIHKPKSSIMFNRSMTLHNAANPIEFPEKTVYFYPSPPSIERHGSVKKLHTSSLGSSFKGTVKKLCSLFESRKPSNLQPQSPTKPAKSFNSDSRVPSFGCTLPGTEDSVVIYFTSLRGIRRTFEDCYTVRMILKSFRVKIDERDISMDSAYKKELQNVLGPKNVTLPQVFIKGKYVGGAEVIKQLNEVGELSKLLRGLPLRPPGYTCEGCGDMRFLPCSNCDGSRKYFDEDEGQLRRCPQCNENGLVRCPLCCS